TGGGCCTCGCTGGCGCTGCTCGCCCTGGTGCTGCTGGACGCCGCCTGGTCCAGGGCCGGCTGGGCGTCCACCGGCCGGCTCCCCGGCGCCTCCCCCTTCTTCGTCACCCTGTGCCTGTTCCAACTGCTGCTGGTGCTGCTGCTGGTCGGCGCCGCGCTGCTGCTGCGGCGGGCCGGCGCCCGGGGACCGGTGGCGGTGGCGCCGATGGTCACCGACCCGGCGGTGGCCGTCCCCGGACCCGGCTCCGGCGGTGAGGTCCCGGGCCTGGACGAGGCGTTCGGCGGCGGCGACGGCGCGGTGCTGCACGGGCTCGGCGGACCGGTCACCGCCATGCTCGGCGCCGGCCTGGGCAACCTGCTCACCGCCGGCAGTACCGTCTGGACCGCCCAGTGGCTGATGGGCCGGGGCACCCTCGGCGAGACCATCCCCGGGCCGCCGCCGCTGCTGACCTGGCACAGCACCGGAGTGCCGGTGCTGGCGCTGCTCCTCCTGGTCCCGGTGGGGGTGGTGGTGGCCCGGATGCTGCGGCAGAAGAAGGCACTGGCCCCGCAGGTGGAGACCGCCTACGCGGTCGGCCGCCGGGCCGCCGCGCCCCGCACCGGGCAGATCGCCGGGGCGCTGGCCAGGGCCAGGCTGCTGGAGGCCGCACCGCTGCTGGTCGGCAGCCTCGGCGGGCTGGCCTTCCTGCTGGCCGCGGCCTCGGTGGCCGGGGCGCTGGTCGGCGGCCGCACACCCGCGCTGGCCGCCGCGCACGCCCCCACCCTGGTCTCCTACACCGCCACCAGCCTCCAGTCCCTGGGCGGCTGGCTGGTCGGCGCCTTCCTGCTGGCCCTGGTCGCACTCGGCCGCCGGGCCTACAAGAACGTCGCCACCCGCCGCACCGTCGGCGTGCTCTGGGACATCGGCACCTTCTGGCCGCGCGCGGCCCACCCCTTCGCGCCGCCCTGCTACGCCGAGCGCGCCGTCCCCGACCTGGAGTGGCGGATCCGCGGCTGGCTCGCCGCCGGGGACGGGCGCCGGCTGGTGCTCTCCGCGCACTCCCAGGGGACGGTGCTCGCCGCCGCCGCCGTCTGGCAGCTCGACCCGGAGACCCGGGCCCGGGTCGCGCTGCTGACCTACGGCTGCCCGCTGCGCCGCCTCTACGGGCGCTTCTTCCCCGGCTACATGGCCCTGGACGAGCTGGAGACGCTGCGGGAGTCCACGCCCTACTGGCGCAACCTGTTCCGGGTCACCGACCCGATCGGCGGCCCGGTCCGGGTACCGGTCCCGGCGGGGGAGCGGCCGGTGGACGCGCCGCCCTTCGTCGACCCGCTGGCCTACGACCGGGACGCGCAGCACCCGCTGCCGGTCCCGATCCAGGGCCACTTCAACTACCGCCAGGACCCGCGCTTCGTCAGCGAACGGGACCAGCTGCTGCGGCAGTTGTGACGCCCCCGCCCGGCAGGTCGGCGGGCAGCAGCAGCTGCAGCTCCGCCGCGGTCGCGTCGGCCCGCTGGGCCAGCCGCACCGCGTGCCGCTCGACCATGGTCTCGAAGACCTGCCGGGCGGTGCGGCCGTTGCCGAAGGAGGGCCCCCGGGGCAGCCGGGCGAAGTGGTCGAGCAGGGCCTCCACGGCCGCCTCGGACAGCTCGTACTCCTGCTCGGACGCCTGCTGCCGGGTGATCTCGACCAGCTCCGGCGCGGAGTAGTCCGGGAAGGTGACGGTCCGGGAGAACCGGGAGGCCACACCGGGGTTGGAGGCCAGGAAGCGCTCCATCTCGGCGGTGTAGCCGGCCACGATGACCACCACGTCGTCGCGGTGGTCCTCCATCAGCTTGACCAGGGTGTCGACGGCCTCCCGGCCGAAGTCCCGGCCGCCGTCCTCCGGCGCCAGCGCGTACGCCTCGTCGATGAACAGCACGCCGCCCAGCGAGCGCTGGAACACCTCGGAGGTCCGCTGCGCGGTCGAGCCGATGTGCTCGCCGACCAGGTCGAGCCGGGCCACCTCGACCAGGTGGCCGCGCTGCAGCACCCCCAGCGCCGCCAGGATCTCGCCGTAGAGCCGGGCCACCGTGGTCTTGCCGGTACCGGGGGAGCCGGTGAAGACCAGGTGCCGGCGCAGCGAGGGCGCCTTGAGACCGGCCTGCTGCCGGCGGCGCCCCACCGAGATCAGGTCGATCAGGGTGCGCACCTCCTGCTTGACCGTGTCCAGGCCGATCAGCGAGTCCAGCTCGGCCAGCGACTCCTCGGCCGGCCGGCACTCCGGCAGCGGTGCGATCGAGGCCGGCTGCGGCGCGGGCTGCGCCCCGGCGTCGACCAGCGAGGCGGCGGAGCGCGCGGCCGGGAGCGCGGGCGCCGCGCCGCGCCAGGCCGAGGCGGTGGTCGCGGTCGCCCGCACCGGCTCCAGCGGCGGCGCGGTCTTGACGTCGTCGGAGACGCAGCCGTCGGTGACCGGGCCCAGCTCGGAGAACTCGAAGCCGCCCCGGGCGTTCTGCTCGGCCCGGCAGCGGGTCAGCACGGTGCGGCAGCCGTCGATCACGTGGAAGCCGAAGCCCTTGCCCTGGGCGGCCAGCACCTCCTCGAAGGTGCCCCGGCCGCCGGCCGAGACGTAGACCGCCGCCTCGACCGTGCCGCGCACGGTGCACCGGCGCAGCACCGGGTCGGCCCCCTTGGTGGCGATCACCCCGGTCGCCACGTCGCTGACCTCCACCCCGGTCAGCAGCCCGCCGCTGCCGTGGTCGCGGAACCACAGGCCGGTGTTGGCGTCCTGCACCCTGACCTGGTCCAGCCTGACGGTCGCCCCGTCGCTCACCGACACGGCGGTGTTCCTGACCTGGGTGAAGGAGCAGTCCGCGGCCTCGGCCGTGGATCCCCGGTCCAGCACGAACAGCGCGTCCGGGACGTCGTGGATCCGGCAGTCGGTGAGCAGCACGGCCGCGCCGTCGCTGACCCACACCGCCGGGTAGTCGCCGGTGCTGTCGCGGATCTCGCAGCCCACGGCCTCGACCCGGGTCTCCTGGTCCCAGACCGAGAGGCCGTTCCTGGCGAAGGCCCGGAAGCTGCTGCCCTGGATCCGGAGCACCGAGCGTCCGCGCAGGTCCGCGCCGTTCTCCGGGACCTCGTGCACCCGGCAGCCGGTGAGCTCCAGCACCGCCTCGGTGTCCAGCGCCAGCCCGTTGTCGGTGACCCGGTGCACGGTGCAGCCGGTGAGGTGCCCCACCGCCCGGTCCTCGGCCTGCACACCGTTGCCGTTGATCTCGTAGAACGCGCAGTCCAGCGCGTCGACCACGGTCCCCGGACCGGTCAGCACCAGCCCGGCGCCGGAGGCGTGGTGGACCTGGCAGCGCTCCAGCCGCGCGGTCGCCCCGGCCCGGACCACGATCCCGGCCTGGCCCGCGCCGAGCACCTCGCACTCCTCGACGTAGGCCGAGGCCGCCCCGGCCACCCTGATCCCCAGGCCGCCCGGGTTCTCCACGGTGCAGCGGCGGACGGACGGGCAGGCGTCGCCGCGGACCTCGATCCCGACCGAGGACCGGGTCGCGATCCGGCAGTCCTCCAGACCCGGTTCGCCAGCCTCGACCAGCACCGCCGGCGCCGAGCCGTCCTGCCCCTCCAGCACCAGCCCCAGGACCTGGGCCGAGGCCAGCAGGGTCAGCGCGGGACCGGTCACCGGCTCGATCCGCACCGACCCGGGGCCGTCGGCGGTGCGGACCGTCACCGCCTTCTCGACCACCACGTTCTCGCGGTAGACCCCGGCGCCTATGGTCACCGTGTCCCCGGTCTCGGCCGCGGCCAGTGCCTCGGCCAGCGTCCCGTACTCCCCGGAGCGCCGCCGCCAACGCGAGGCCCCGTCCAGCGTGACCCGCACTACGCCTGTTCCCATGGTGCTCCCACTTCCCGGGGGACAGCCCCCGGACCCCCGGGGCGCCGAGGCCCCCGAGCTCCTCGCCCCGCCCACGGTACTGCGTCCGGCGCAGCACCCGTCCCTCTTGGTCCTACAACGAGCCAGCGGGCGATCGGTCGCCCCCGCCCGGTGGCCGGACTGTCGGACTCCCGTGCGCCCGAGGCCCGTTCACCCCTGCTGAGCTGCCCGGCCGGGTCGGTCCGGCGACCGGGCCCGCCGGGGGACAGCCTGTCAGATCCTGGTCTCGGGCACCGGCGGCGGGCCCTCCTCCAGCACCGTCAGCGGGTCGCCCAGCCGCAGCTCGCCCAGCGGGCCGACCGGCGACAGGTGCATCCCGAAGCCCAGGGTCCGGCCGAACTTGCGGTGCCGCCCCAGGGCGAGCAGCGGCTCGGGGCCGCGCCGCTCGCCGGTGTCCGGATCCAGCGTGGTCATCACGCAACGCCCGCACTGCTGTGCGACGGTGAACTCGACCCGGCCGATCCGCACCCGCCGCCAGCCGGTCTCGGCCCAGGGCCCGGTGCCGTCCACGACCAGGTTGGGGCGGAACCGCCACATCGGCACCGGGGCGCCCTTGACCGGGTCGTCCGGGTGGTCGGCGGCTATCAGCCGGTTCAGCGCGGCCAGCGAGGCCGTGGTGGTGAGCAGCAGCGGGTACTGGTCGGCGAGGCTGGTCGGGGTCCCGTGGTCGCGGGCGGCGGCCACGTCCTGGTGGACCAGCCGCAGTTCCGTGCCGAGCAGGTCGCTGAGCCAGGCGGAGGCCTCGGGGGCGGCCTCGACGGCGGCCATCGGGTCGCCGAACATGGTGACCGGGCGGGCCTCGCCGCTGGGCCGGTCGACCCGCAGCGACTCCCCGCCCGGGGCGGTCAGCAGCAGCGCCCCGGCGGCTCCCGGTCCGGTCGCGGCGGCGCGGATCCCACCCAGCCGCGGGTCCTGGCGCTGGGAGACCATCTCGCCCCGGCCGTCGACCACCATCCACCGCCGGTCGTGCTCCAGCCCCCACGGTTCGACGACGGCATCGGCCAGCACCACGGGTGCGAACGACTTGACGGGGTAGATCCGCAGGGCGGTCAACTGGGCCATATGCCAATGATGCCAGTCGTTTCCGTGGTGCTGTGCGGCTCCGGGTGCGCGGAGGGGCCGATCAGCGCGTCGCTGATCGGCCCCCATGACCTCGTGCCGCTACGGCCCGGCGGCGCACATCCGCCCGGGCTGTGGGTCAGTAGCCCTGGTACCCCGTCCGGGGCTGCTGGGGGTGCTGGTACTGGTCCTGCGGGACCTGCCGCAGCGGCGGGACCGGCGCGACCGGGCGCTGGTAGGCGGGCGCGGGCTGCTGGTACTGCGGGGCGCCGCCCTGCTGCGGGACGTGCGGCTGCTGGGTGGCGTACTGGCCGGTGCCGCCGCCGAAGGTCTGCCCGCCGAAGGTCTGGCCGCCGAACTGCTGGCCCGGCTGCGGCTGGCCGCCGTACTGCGGGGCGGCGTACTGGGGCTGGGGCTGGCTCGGCATGCCGTAGCTGGGGCTGCTCGGGCCGGGGCCCAGGGCGAGCCTCGGGGCGGGCAGCGCGGGGAGGTTGCTGCCGTAGCCGCCGAAACTGCCGGCCGGACGGTACCCGGAGTCGTACGCCGGGGGGAGCGCCGCCGGGACGTTGATCGGGGCGATCTGGGGGACCCCTCGTTCAGCGACCAGGCTGTCGTAGATCGGGGTGTCCGAGGCGAAGGACGGAGCGTAGTAGCTGACTCCGTCGTAGGGGCGAGGGGAGGTCATGACGCATACGGTAAGCCCACAATGTGCCTGCTGAGGAGAGTGTCACGGCAGGGAGTTGAGGCGTTCTCAGGGACGGGTGATCGTTCACCCGGACGAAAGTGTGAAAAAAGGTCAGATCTCGGCATCTCCGGTCGCCGATCCTCGGAGGTTCTTCACAGAACGTTAACCAGACACCCATGAGGAGCGGACGGGTGTGCGACCCCCGGTGCAGTGATCGAATCGGCTGGTGGTTCACTCGATCCGGCAGGCGCGGAGTGGCGGTCCGCGCCCGCGCGCCCGCCGGACCGCTCACTCCGCGTGTTCGTCGCCCGCACGCCCCGGCTCAGTCGCCGAGGTCGCCCTCGCCGGCCTTGCCCGGCTGCTGCTTGTCCCGCCGCTTCAGGAAGCGCTCGAACTCGCGGGCGATCGCCTCGCCGGAGGCCTCCGGCAGTTCCGCCGTGTCCTTGGCCTCCTCCAACTGCTGGACGTACTCCGCCACCTCGCTGTCCTCCGCCGCCAGCTGGTCCACGCCCAGCTGCCAGGCCCGCGCGTCGTCCGGCAGCTCGCCCAGCGGCACCCGGACGTCCAGCAGGTCCTCCAGCTTGTTCAGCAGCGCCAGCGTCGCCTTGGGGTTCGGCGGCTGCGGCACGTAGTGCGGCACCGCCGCCCAGAAGGTCACCGTCGGGATGCCCGCGTGGGTGCAGGCCTCCTGCAGCACGCCGACGATCCCGGTCGGGCCCTCGTAGCGGCTCTCCTCCAGGCCGAGCGTCAGCGCCAGCTCGCCGTCCGAGGTCACCCCGCTCACCGGCACCGGGCGGGTGTGCGGGGTGTCGCCCAGCAGCGCGCCGAGGATCACCACCATCTCCACGCCCAGCTCGTGGGCCAGCCCCAGCAGCTCCTGGCAGAACGACCGCCAGCGCATGCTCGGCTCGATCCCCCGGATCAGCACCAGGTCCCGGGTGCGCGGCTCGGTCACCCGGACCACCGACAGCCGGGTCGTCGGCCAGGTGATGTGCCGGACGCCGCCGTCCATCCACACCGTCGGCCGGTTCACCTGGAAGTCGTAGTAGTCCTCCGCGTCCAGGGCCGCGAAGACCTTCCCGCCCCAGATCTCGTCCAGGTGCGCCACCGCGGACGACGCGGCGTCGCCGGCGTCGTTCCAGCCCTCGAACGCGGCCACCATGACCGGGTCGATGAGCTCTGGCACGTCCTCGAGCTCGACCACCCGGGCCTCCCTCCGCCTGCCGTGGAACCAGGTGCTCCACGGATTGTTAAGTGCCCAGCGTACGGCGAAGAATGCTCCCGGGCCCGGGAGTAAACGAGGGCCGGTCGGCGGGGCAGCCGGGCGGACGGAGGGACACGCCCGGCGCGCGGCGCCCGTTCAGCGCACCCAGCCCTCCCGGTAGGCGGCCCAGTCCTCGGGCGTCGCGGTGAAGTCCACGTACAGCGCCACGCCGAAGAGCCGCCGCCCGCTGTCGGCCAGCCGCACCCCCCGGACGGCCGCGGCCACCGTCTCCGCCGAGCCGTGGTGCGACATCGTGCTCTCGGTGTAGGCGGGCAGCCCGATCAGCAGGTCGACACCGGGCGGGACCGCCGCCAGCGCCAGCCGGGTCTGCTGCTCCACGTAGCCGGAGAACAGGCTCGGCAGCGGCAGGGCGGAGTCGTAGGCCATCACCGCCACCTGGTCGACCCGGAGCGCCACCTGGTGGAGGTAGTCGCTCGACCACCACTTCGGGTGGTTCGTCAGCAGCCCGGCGACCTCGTGCAGCCCCGGCAGCGGGTCGGTCTGCGGGACCGACACCGACAGCACCCGTCCCCGGGCCGAGGTCAGCGCGTGCACCTGCGCCAGCACCCGCAGGAAGCCCCGGTCGCCCGAGGGCACCGGCTCCAGGTCCAGGTGCACCCCGTCGAAGCCGTCGGCCAGCACCTGCTCGGAGGCCGGGACCAGGTCCACCCGGGACAGGTCCATCCCCGGGCCCTCCGGGGTGTCCACCACGTCCCCCAGCCAGGCCTGCACCCGCACCCCCGGTATCGCCCGGTGCAGCGCCCGCACCAGCCAGGCCGCGCGTGGGTCCAACGCGGGGTCGAGCCGGCCGTCGTTCGCCAGCGGCCCGGCGTGGACGAACAGGTCGTGGATGCCGGTGCCGCGCAGCTGCGCCGCCAGCGCCGCCACGTCCGCCTGCGACTTCCGGCCGTCCACCCAGGCGTGGCCCATCCACAGCGCGTCCCCGCCCCTGGTCACGGCCTCCGCCCGGGGCGTCCCGGCGTCGTTCGCCCAGAGCCCGCCGGCCGCGCCGAGGACCGTGCCGAGCAGGGCCAGGGCGGTCACCCCGGCCAGCCGGGCGACCCAGCGCCGGACCCTCCGCACCGCTGTGCCCATGGCCACCTCGTCCATCCCTTCGTCGTCGTCCGGCTGTGCGTCCAACCGGCAATACGGGCGAGCGGCCCGTGCAGGGCAACGACTACTCTGGCGGGGCGTGCGTGTACCGCGCGCAGTCGACAGCCGTCGCATCCAGGGAGCAGCAGCATGACCGTGACCGCCCGCCCGTCCCACCAGCAGAGGGCGGATGCCCTCCGCCACGCGCTCGCCACCCGCGTCGTCGTCG
The Streptacidiphilus albus JL83 genome window above contains:
- a CDS encoding MOSC domain-containing protein is translated as MAQLTALRIYPVKSFAPVVLADAVVEPWGLEHDRRWMVVDGRGEMVSQRQDPRLGGIRAAATGPGAAGALLLTAPGGESLRVDRPSGEARPVTMFGDPMAAVEAAPEASAWLSDLLGTELRLVHQDVAAARDHGTPTSLADQYPLLLTTTASLAALNRLIAADHPDDPVKGAPVPMWRFRPNLVVDGTGPWAETGWRRVRIGRVEFTVAQQCGRCVMTTLDPDTGERRGPEPLLALGRHRKFGRTLGFGMHLSPVGPLGELRLGDPLTVLEEGPPPVPETRI
- a CDS encoding right-handed parallel beta-helix repeat-containing protein — translated: MGTGVVRVTLDGASRWRRRSGEYGTLAEALAAAETGDTVTIGAGVYRENVVVEKAVTVRTADGPGSVRIEPVTGPALTLLASAQVLGLVLEGQDGSAPAVLVEAGEPGLEDCRIATRSSVGIEVRGDACPSVRRCTVENPGGLGIRVAGAASAYVEECEVLGAGQAGIVVRAGATARLERCQVHHASGAGLVLTGPGTVVDALDCAFYEINGNGVQAEDRAVGHLTGCTVHRVTDNGLALDTEAVLELTGCRVHEVPENGADLRGRSVLRIQGSSFRAFARNGLSVWDQETRVEAVGCEIRDSTGDYPAVWVSDGAAVLLTDCRIHDVPDALFVLDRGSTAEAADCSFTQVRNTAVSVSDGATVRLDQVRVQDANTGLWFRDHGSGGLLTGVEVSDVATGVIATKGADPVLRRCTVRGTVEAAVYVSAGGRGTFEEVLAAQGKGFGFHVIDGCRTVLTRCRAEQNARGGFEFSELGPVTDGCVSDDVKTAPPLEPVRATATTASAWRGAAPALPAARSAASLVDAGAQPAPQPASIAPLPECRPAEESLAELDSLIGLDTVKQEVRTLIDLISVGRRRQQAGLKAPSLRRHLVFTGSPGTGKTTVARLYGEILAALGVLQRGHLVEVARLDLVGEHIGSTAQRTSEVFQRSLGGVLFIDEAYALAPEDGGRDFGREAVDTLVKLMEDHRDDVVVIVAGYTAEMERFLASNPGVASRFSRTVTFPDYSAPELVEITRQQASEQEYELSEAAVEALLDHFARLPRGPSFGNGRTARQVFETMVERHAVRLAQRADATAAELQLLLPADLPGGGVTTAAAAGPVR
- a CDS encoding glycoside hydrolase family 18 protein, whose product is MDAQPDDDEGMDEVAMGTAVRRVRRWVARLAGVTALALLGTVLGAAGGLWANDAGTPRAEAVTRGGDALWMGHAWVDGRKSQADVAALAAQLRGTGIHDLFVHAGPLANDGRLDPALDPRAAWLVRALHRAIPGVRVQAWLGDVVDTPEGPGMDLSRVDLVPASEQVLADGFDGVHLDLEPVPSGDRGFLRVLAQVHALTSARGRVLSVSVPQTDPLPGLHEVAGLLTNHPKWWSSDYLHQVALRVDQVAVMAYDSALPLPSLFSGYVEQQTRLALAAVPPGVDLLIGLPAYTESTMSHHGSAETVAAAVRGVRLADSGRRLFGVALYVDFTATPEDWAAYREGWVR
- a CDS encoding PAC2 family protein, giving the protein MVELEDVPELIDPVMVAAFEGWNDAGDAASSAVAHLDEIWGGKVFAALDAEDYYDFQVNRPTVWMDGGVRHITWPTTRLSVVRVTEPRTRDLVLIRGIEPSMRWRSFCQELLGLAHELGVEMVVILGALLGDTPHTRPVPVSGVTSDGELALTLGLEESRYEGPTGIVGVLQEACTHAGIPTVTFWAAVPHYVPQPPNPKATLALLNKLEDLLDVRVPLGELPDDARAWQLGVDQLAAEDSEVAEYVQQLEEAKDTAELPEASGEAIAREFERFLKRRDKQQPGKAGEGDLGD
- a CDS encoding DUF6643 family protein, which codes for MTSPRPYDGVSYYAPSFASDTPIYDSLVAERGVPQIAPINVPAALPPAYDSGYRPAGSFGGYGSNLPALPAPRLALGPGPSSPSYGMPSQPQPQYAAPQYGGQPQPGQQFGGQTFGGQTFGGGTGQYATQQPHVPQQGGAPQYQQPAPAYQRPVAPVPPLRQVPQDQYQHPQQPRTGYQGY